In the genome of Hyphobacterium sp. CCMP332, one region contains:
- a CDS encoding WYL domain-containing protein, with protein MPVNKDALIRYRIINRRLKNKFKPLPKLQDLINECEEALGKPISTRTIQADIQAMRYDSDLGYNAPIIYDSKESAYRYEDANYSIDNIPLNDDDLETLEFATRVLDQFKNVEILRPFSGIIEKIASSYKISRQVELNNQGEFIEFESSPIAQGTHFINPLLALIKSQKVLEMIYKSFKDDKSKSYKVHPYLLKEYKSRWYLIAWNEDKKMINTFGLDRIESIEETNKYFEIHKEFNSLDYFKDAFGITAPQKLNVKKIMLKFNSSQAKYILTQPIHHSQKIINQNTDDLTIEIKVMISYELKSQILSYGSSVEVLKPKKLREEIQRELKKMRKMYK; from the coding sequence ATGCCTGTAAACAAAGACGCATTAATCAGATATAGAATAATTAACAGAAGGCTGAAAAACAAGTTTAAGCCACTTCCCAAATTGCAGGATTTAATAAATGAATGTGAGGAAGCCCTTGGCAAGCCAATTTCAACCAGAACCATACAGGCTGATATCCAGGCCATGCGCTATGATAGCGATCTTGGATACAATGCACCGATTATTTATGATTCAAAAGAAAGTGCTTATCGATATGAAGATGCGAACTATAGCATTGACAATATTCCTTTAAATGACGATGATCTGGAAACCCTCGAATTTGCAACACGCGTGCTCGATCAATTTAAAAATGTGGAAATCCTAAGACCATTTTCCGGGATAATCGAAAAAATCGCCTCCTCTTATAAAATTTCACGACAGGTAGAATTAAATAATCAGGGTGAGTTTATTGAATTTGAATCTTCACCAATCGCACAGGGAACACATTTTATCAATCCTTTATTAGCGCTTATTAAATCGCAAAAAGTACTTGAAATGATTTATAAGTCATTTAAAGATGACAAGTCCAAATCGTACAAAGTTCATCCTTATCTTCTTAAGGAATATAAATCGCGATGGTATTTGATTGCCTGGAATGAAGACAAAAAAATGATCAATACCTTTGGTTTGGACCGGATCGAATCAATAGAAGAAACCAATAAATATTTTGAAATTCACAAAGAATTTAACTCACTGGATTATTTTAAGGATGCTTTTGGAATTACTGCACCGCAAAAACTAAATGTCAAAAAAATAATGTTAAAGTTTAATTCTTCACAAGCCAAATACATTTTAACACAACCTATTCATCATTCACAAAAGATTATAAATCAAAATACAGATGATTTGACCATAGAAATCAAAGTAATGATCAGTTATGAGTTAAAGTCTCAAATCCTCAGCTATGGAAGCTCTGTAGAAGTTTTAAAACCAAAAAAACTTAGAGAAGAAATTCAGAGGGAATTAAAAAAAATGAGAAAAATGTATAAATAA
- a CDS encoding DUF3078 domain-containing protein, with protein MKKIYLLIIIITFCHFNSNGQDEELSTPDSLKNWVIGGRIGLNFTNVSLTNWAGGGQESVSGTGNFLVRADYKKNKFKWKNSFEIAYGLIKQGEAPVIKSDDKILFTSELDYNYKPKWSFSNVFTFRSQFAPGYNPPDSQFVDNKISDWLAPGYIQEALGFGYQPTEYLSFFLSPLTAKITLVMDQRLADNGEYGVDAAVIDSAGNIITPGKNVRAEIGASFRINFNKEVVKNVEFESVLDLFSNYLEDPDVLDVNWINNLNMKINDFMTASVLTQLIYDQDIKIAAENDPIDIAPRTQFKSVIGIGITYKF; from the coding sequence ATGAAAAAAATTTATCTGTTAATAATTATTATAACTTTTTGCCATTTCAATAGTAATGGCCAGGATGAGGAATTAAGCACTCCTGATTCTTTGAAAAATTGGGTCATTGGAGGTAGAATCGGTTTGAATTTTACAAATGTCTCTCTAACCAATTGGGCCGGTGGTGGTCAGGAATCTGTTTCAGGAACAGGTAACTTTTTGGTAAGAGCCGACTATAAAAAGAATAAATTTAAATGGAAAAACAGTTTTGAGATAGCCTATGGCCTGATAAAGCAAGGAGAAGCCCCGGTTATTAAAAGTGATGATAAAATATTATTTACATCCGAACTGGATTATAATTATAAACCCAAATGGTCATTTTCAAACGTTTTTACATTCAGATCACAATTTGCGCCGGGATATAACCCCCCTGATTCACAATTTGTCGATAACAAAATTTCCGATTGGCTCGCACCCGGTTATATTCAAGAAGCGCTGGGTTTTGGTTACCAGCCAACAGAATATCTCTCGTTCTTTTTATCTCCCTTAACTGCTAAAATTACTTTGGTCATGGATCAGAGATTGGCGGATAATGGAGAATACGGTGTAGATGCGGCAGTAATAGACAGCGCCGGCAACATTATTACTCCGGGTAAAAATGTACGGGCAGAAATTGGAGCCTCATTCAGAATAAATTTCAACAAAGAAGTTGTTAAAAATGTAGAATTTGAATCAGTACTAGACCTCTTTTCAAATTATCTTGAAGATCCCGATGTATTGGATGTCAACTGGATTAATAATTTGAATATGAAAATAAACGATTTTATGACAGCCAGTGTACTTACTCAATTAATCTATGATCAGGATATAAAAATTGCTGCGGAAAATGATCCTATAGATATCGCACCACGAACACAATTTAAAAGTGTCATAGGAATTGGAATCACCTATAAATTTTAA
- the fbaA gene encoding class II fructose-bisphosphate aldolase has protein sequence MSKRFKPGVLYGQEAQDLLNYANENDFAMPAVNVVGTNSVNAVLETAAKVNSPVMIQFSNGGSVFFAGKSISNENQKAAILGAISGAQHVHAMAEAYGVPVILHTDHAAKKLLPWIDGLIDAGEKHFAQHKRPLYSSHMLDLSEEPLEENISISKSYFEKLNKLQMIIEIELGVTGGEEDGVDNTGVDSSRLYTQPEEVFYAFEQLSEVSERFTIAAAFGNVHGVYKPGNVELRPIILKNSQDYLKKKLNLDGNPINFVFHGGSGSSQAEIREAITYGAVKMNIDTDMQWAFWDGIRNFEKENRDYLQSQIGNPEGADKPNKKYYDPRNWLRKGEESFVARLTQAFDDLNCIDRN, from the coding sequence ATGTCAAAACGTTTCAAACCAGGAGTATTATACGGTCAGGAGGCACAGGATCTTCTTAATTATGCAAATGAGAATGATTTTGCTATGCCCGCCGTAAATGTTGTAGGTACCAATTCAGTCAATGCGGTTTTAGAAACAGCCGCTAAAGTGAATTCACCTGTCATGATACAGTTTTCAAATGGAGGATCTGTATTCTTTGCCGGAAAGAGCATTTCCAATGAAAACCAGAAAGCGGCTATTCTTGGGGCCATATCGGGCGCTCAACATGTACATGCCATGGCAGAAGCATATGGAGTCCCTGTAATATTACATACAGACCATGCTGCTAAAAAACTATTGCCCTGGATCGATGGATTAATAGATGCCGGTGAAAAACACTTTGCACAACACAAGCGGCCTCTGTACAGCTCTCATATGCTAGATCTCTCAGAAGAACCATTGGAAGAAAATATAAGTATAAGTAAGTCCTATTTTGAAAAACTCAATAAACTTCAAATGATTATTGAAATTGAGCTGGGTGTTACAGGAGGTGAAGAAGATGGGGTAGATAATACAGGAGTGGATAGCTCACGTTTATATACACAACCCGAGGAAGTTTTTTATGCTTTTGAGCAATTATCCGAGGTATCAGAGCGATTCACAATAGCCGCAGCTTTTGGCAATGTTCACGGGGTTTATAAACCCGGAAATGTTGAATTGAGACCTATAATACTTAAAAATTCGCAAGATTATTTAAAGAAAAAATTGAATCTTGATGGCAACCCTATCAATTTTGTTTTTCATGGAGGTTCGGGAAGTTCACAAGCAGAAATTCGCGAAGCGATTACATATGGGGCTGTCAAAATGAATATTGACACCGATATGCAATGGGCATTCTGGGATGGTATTCGCAACTTTGAAAAAGAAAATCGCGATTATCTGCAATCTCAGATTGGCAATCCGGAAGGTGCGGATAAACCCAATAAAAAATACTATGACCCTCGTAATTGGCTGAGAAAAGGCGAAGAAAGCTTTGTGGCCAGGCTAACTCAGGCTTTCGATGACCTCAATTGTATTGATAGAAATTAA
- a CDS encoding NADH-quinone oxidoreductase subunit D, with protein MLKREEMVINIGPQHPSTHGVLRLETLLNGEYIVDVVPHIGYLHRCFEKHTESLPYNQIIPYVDRMDYVSAMNSEHAYAMAVEKMLGISSQIPKRVEYIRVLVAELNRIASHFVAIGTYAVDIGAVSPLLWMMRDREHILRMLEWICGARMLYNYIWVGGLYYDLPIGFEEKCTEFINYLKPKLSEVDRLLIENKIFVERTANVGILNRDLAINYAASGPVLRGSGLRFDLRKVDAYSVYPELEFDVPIGKGEMGTIGDCWDRTWVRAQECKESLKIVEQSLNRLQNDYKRTKDFDPREFCPKKIRPKEQEIYFRAENPRGELGFYIKSDGKSDVPLRCKARSGCFVNLSILPEISRGSLLADLIAIVGSIDIVLGEVDR; from the coding sequence TTGCTCAAAAGAGAAGAGATGGTTATAAACATTGGACCTCAGCATCCATCCACTCATGGAGTCCTGAGATTGGAAACATTGCTCAATGGTGAATACATTGTTGATGTAGTACCCCATATTGGATATTTACATCGTTGTTTTGAAAAACATACCGAAAGTTTACCCTACAATCAAATAATTCCGTATGTAGACCGCATGGATTATGTCTCAGCCATGAATTCCGAGCATGCCTATGCCATGGCTGTAGAAAAAATGTTGGGGATAAGCTCGCAAATTCCAAAGCGTGTGGAATACATCAGGGTATTAGTGGCTGAACTTAATCGTATAGCTTCGCATTTTGTGGCAATTGGTACCTATGCAGTGGATATTGGTGCTGTAAGCCCACTTCTATGGATGATGAGAGACCGAGAACATATCCTTAGAATGCTTGAATGGATCTGTGGTGCCCGTATGCTTTATAATTATATATGGGTCGGAGGACTTTATTATGACCTTCCGATTGGATTTGAGGAGAAGTGTACTGAATTCATCAATTATTTAAAACCAAAACTTTCTGAAGTTGACCGTTTGCTTATTGAAAACAAGATCTTTGTAGAACGCACCGCAAATGTCGGTATTCTTAATCGCGATCTTGCCATTAATTATGCCGCCAGCGGGCCGGTATTAAGAGGCTCCGGATTGAGGTTTGATCTTAGGAAAGTAGATGCCTATTCAGTATATCCCGAATTGGAATTTGATGTGCCAATAGGGAAAGGAGAAATGGGAACCATCGGAGATTGCTGGGATAGAACCTGGGTAAGAGCACAGGAATGCAAGGAATCATTGAAAATTGTTGAACAAAGTTTGAATAGACTTCAAAATGATTACAAGAGAACAAAAGATTTTGACCCCCGGGAATTTTGCCCCAAAAAAATAAGACCAAAAGAACAGGAAATATACTTCAGAGCTGAAAATCCAAGAGGTGAACTGGGATTTTATATTAAATCAGATGGAAAATCAGATGTTCCGCTGCGGTGCAAAGCACGCTCCGGTTGCTTTGTTAATCTTTCCATTTTACCTGAAATATCAAGAGGATCGCTGCTTGCTGATTTGATAGCAATTGTTGGATCCATCGACATTGTCCTCGGAGAAGTAGATCGCTGA
- a CDS encoding DMT family transporter, translated as MPYKYTIHAVLFSVGAIYAGNYIIAKEVMPEYVGPFGLIVIRVIIAAAVFWIIHAIWIKEKIKSRKDFYLLLRATAFGVVINQLFFFKGLSLTSPINASLIMTATPILVLISSAIILKEKITKLKMLGVLFGCSGAILLIGNSGFSFSGDTFKGDILVFINACSYGIYLVLIKPIMEKYHPITVVKWIFTLAIPFVTLVGFSDLILVEWDQMPGRIYLSIFYIVAAVTILAYLLNAWSLRYVNASMVGIYIYLQPLLASFLAVLLGKDELTLNKVFFAMLIFSGVYLVSIKK; from the coding sequence ATGCCGTATAAGTATACAATTCATGCTGTTCTTTTTTCAGTTGGGGCAATCTATGCTGGAAATTACATCATTGCAAAAGAAGTAATGCCTGAATATGTTGGCCCTTTCGGCTTGATAGTCATCAGGGTCATTATAGCTGCTGCTGTTTTCTGGATTATTCACGCCATTTGGATTAAGGAAAAAATTAAAAGCAGAAAAGATTTCTATCTTCTTCTTCGAGCAACTGCATTTGGAGTTGTCATTAATCAATTGTTTTTTTTTAAAGGTTTGAGCCTTACAAGCCCTATCAATGCCTCTCTTATAATGACTGCTACTCCGATACTTGTATTGATCTCATCAGCAATAATCCTAAAGGAAAAAATAACAAAATTAAAAATGCTGGGAGTTTTGTTTGGATGTTCAGGTGCTATCCTCTTGATTGGGAATTCCGGATTCTCATTTTCAGGCGATACTTTTAAAGGAGATATACTTGTATTTATCAATGCCTGCTCTTATGGTATTTATTTGGTTTTAATAAAACCAATTATGGAAAAGTATCATCCTATAACGGTGGTAAAATGGATATTTACTTTGGCTATACCTTTTGTTACACTTGTGGGGTTCAGCGACCTGATTCTTGTTGAATGGGATCAAATGCCAGGAAGAATCTATCTTTCAATTTTCTATATTGTAGCAGCTGTAACCATTCTTGCATATTTGTTGAATGCCTGGTCGTTGAGATATGTCAATGCCAGTATGGTCGGTATTTATATTTATTTGCAGCCTCTTTTGGCGAGTTTTCTCGCCGTATTATTAGGGAAAGATGAATTGACCTTAAACAAAGTTTTTTTTGCAATGCTTATATTCAGTGGGGTATACCTTGTTAGTATTAAAAAATAA
- a CDS encoding replication-associated recombination protein A encodes MLTQRIPLAERLRPVDLDTFIGQSHLLGNGAVLRKVIESGVLPSMILWGPPGVGKTSLANVIANTLKLPFHTLSAIAAGVKDVREVIEKAKRQGNAILFIDEIHRFNKGQQDALLGAVEKGTITLIGATTENPSFEVINALLSRCQIYLLKQLEEKDLKTLANYAIERDIEIKQSGISIKEWDALFRIANGDGRKLLNIIELVSQNLDENKEVTNKLVQQIAQQKQIQYDKNGDLHYDIISAFIKSIRGSDPNAGVYWLARMIEGGEDPKFIARRLLILASEDIGNANPTALVLANACFDAVNKIGWPESRIILSQCVTYLASSPKSNAAYKAIAKAQEEVRNSGNLSVPLPIRNAPTKLMKDQGYGLNYKYAHDFEGNFVLQEYLPDEIKDNIFYEPGKNKREADLRAYLKSKWQGKYNY; translated from the coding sequence ATGTTAACACAAAGAATTCCACTGGCTGAAAGACTTAGACCTGTCGATTTGGATACTTTCATTGGTCAATCGCATTTGCTTGGAAATGGGGCTGTTCTCAGAAAGGTAATCGAGAGCGGAGTTTTACCTTCAATGATCCTATGGGGGCCTCCGGGAGTGGGGAAAACATCATTGGCAAATGTTATTGCAAATACTTTAAAACTTCCATTTCACACACTTTCTGCTATTGCTGCAGGTGTCAAAGATGTGAGGGAAGTGATAGAAAAAGCAAAACGGCAAGGGAATGCAATTTTGTTTATAGATGAAATTCATCGTTTTAATAAAGGACAGCAGGATGCATTACTTGGTGCGGTTGAAAAAGGAACCATCACTTTGATTGGTGCTACTACTGAAAATCCTTCTTTTGAAGTGATCAATGCGCTTTTATCAAGATGTCAGATTTATTTATTGAAACAACTTGAAGAAAAAGATCTTAAAACTTTGGCGAACTATGCCATAGAACGCGATATTGAAATAAAACAAAGTGGAATATCAATTAAAGAATGGGATGCTCTATTTAGAATTGCAAATGGGGATGGAAGAAAACTTCTAAATATCATTGAACTTGTATCACAGAACCTGGATGAGAATAAAGAAGTAACAAATAAATTGGTACAGCAGATTGCCCAGCAAAAGCAAATTCAGTACGATAAAAATGGAGATTTGCATTATGATATCATCTCGGCCTTTATTAAATCAATTAGGGGAAGCGATCCAAATGCAGGAGTTTACTGGTTGGCCAGAATGATAGAAGGAGGAGAAGATCCAAAATTTATTGCCAGAAGATTACTAATCCTTGCCTCAGAGGACATCGGGAATGCAAATCCAACAGCTTTGGTATTGGCAAATGCATGTTTTGATGCAGTTAATAAAATAGGTTGGCCGGAATCAAGAATTATTCTTTCCCAATGTGTAACATATTTGGCTTCATCACCTAAAAGCAATGCTGCATATAAGGCTATTGCTAAAGCTCAGGAAGAAGTGAGAAATAGTGGCAATTTAAGCGTCCCTTTGCCGATTCGAAATGCGCCGACAAAATTGATGAAGGATCAGGGATATGGATTGAATTATAAGTATGCTCATGATTTTGAAGGTAATTTTGTATTGCAGGAATATTTACCGGATGAAATAAAAGACAATATTTTTTATGAACCTGGAAAAAACAAAAGAGAAGCAGATTTGCGGGCTTATCTCAAATCAAAGTGGCAGGGAAAATACAATTACTAG
- a CDS encoding NADH-quinone oxidoreductase subunit A — protein sequence MSETYLENYAMILLFFAAAILFGVFGILTSRFLSVTNPNVEKLKSYESGEEPSNDARIQYNPGYFVIALIFLLFEVEILFLFPWALIFDNTALNNASEGIWSYLTLIEMFIFIAILFLGLFFVWKKGFLNWPKPKIENEKYQSNIPDSYYDKINEKYN from the coding sequence ATGAGCGAAACCTATCTGGAAAATTATGCAATGATTCTGCTGTTTTTTGCTGCGGCAATTTTATTCGGTGTTTTTGGAATACTCACTTCGCGATTTCTAAGCGTAACCAATCCAAATGTCGAAAAATTAAAAAGTTATGAAAGCGGTGAGGAACCCTCCAATGATGCGAGAATCCAATATAATCCGGGTTATTTCGTGATAGCCTTAATTTTTTTACTGTTTGAAGTAGAGATACTTTTTCTTTTTCCCTGGGCCTTAATATTTGATAATACAGCGCTAAATAATGCAAGTGAAGGTATTTGGTCATACTTGACATTAATCGAAATGTTTATATTCATAGCTATCTTGTTTTTGGGTTTATTTTTTGTATGGAAAAAAGGTTTTTTAAATTGGCCAAAACCCAAAATCGAGAATGAAAAATACCAATCCAATATTCCGGACAGTTATTACGATAAGATAAATGAAAAATACAACTGA
- a CDS encoding T9SS type A sorting domain-containing protein: MRYLLIIFFLLGTRVFAQISEKSSPLSFDNVLQEKVNSIELPKVNVERLLLEDSLDQLRNRPMRFGKAHEVSISIANSSTKEIINDETKVWRLELLCPEAFSINLIYSDFRIPKGGKLFLYNKDRSYLLGAFTSSNNTDENPEFATGLIPGEKLVLEYNSPISSPDPKIEISSVIHGYKNFFLFGDSGPCNNNVNCPEGLDWVDQTNSVAMIVLAGGTRWCSGAMINNTCEDGTPYFLTANHCLTGAGVSNWMFYFNYQSPSCANIDGPTNQIVSGASLVATSATSDFALLELDSRPPLAYNVFYSGWSNINTSTDTAVAIHHPSGDIKKISFSYQSTESTDYLSSNIDTNETHWRIPAWDDGTTEGGSSGSPLFNTDKQIVGQLHGGYASCTNITSDWYGKFSYSWVKGSNSSARLSDWLDPSQGPNDTLGGNYFTFTPTLEASIGKISSPDENSCYRIQVPQISIRNKGTDTIASLELSWEIQGQSPDTLAWTGILLPGLEAIIQLDTINFLPGNYTLIGEILTVNGQADYNQCNNLKSKSFSIIDGNEVTFKMFADNWPEELNLEIADTNGLVLFNEASFQANVLDSFLFCLSPGCYDFTVYDSWGDGLTGGGFFNIEFNDSIYFTASGAFGNCTGSQMPNGCSVTYRLCLDTNTVLQIPIANFQVSDTLFNTGDTVFIQDFSGNFPDTWEWLLSSDSSSSNFTSQNVEFVLQTEGWYDISLKVSNVFGSDSIYVDRAFRVEKSSSLNSFEIASKIKIFPNPAREILNIKNYNNEELLIQLLNVEGQLLKNVISNATMISIDISSLPNGIYILKFSTNTNSDTRKIIIE; encoded by the coding sequence ATGAGATATTTGCTGATTATATTTTTCTTGCTGGGCACTCGGGTTTTTGCACAAATTTCCGAAAAAAGCTCACCACTTTCTTTTGATAATGTGCTTCAAGAAAAAGTGAATAGCATTGAGCTTCCAAAAGTCAATGTTGAAAGATTGTTGCTTGAGGACAGCCTTGATCAATTGCGCAATCGCCCGATGCGTTTTGGAAAAGCTCATGAAGTTTCTATTTCCATTGCTAATTCTTCTACTAAAGAAATTATTAATGATGAAACAAAAGTGTGGAGACTCGAGCTCCTTTGTCCAGAGGCGTTCAGCATTAATTTGATATACAGTGATTTCAGGATTCCAAAAGGTGGTAAATTATTTTTATACAATAAAGACCGCAGCTATCTTTTAGGTGCTTTTACTTCTTCAAACAATACTGATGAAAACCCTGAATTTGCCACAGGTTTAATCCCAGGTGAAAAACTGGTTTTAGAATACAATTCACCAATCTCCTCGCCGGATCCCAAAATTGAAATCAGCAGTGTGATTCACGGATATAAGAATTTCTTCCTCTTTGGTGATTCAGGACCATGTAATAATAATGTTAATTGTCCTGAGGGATTAGATTGGGTCGATCAAACAAACAGCGTTGCCATGATAGTTCTGGCTGGTGGAACACGCTGGTGTAGTGGTGCTATGATTAATAATACCTGTGAAGATGGAACACCATATTTTTTAACAGCAAATCATTGTCTGACAGGCGCCGGGGTCAGTAACTGGATGTTTTACTTTAATTATCAAAGTCCTAGCTGTGCCAATATCGACGGGCCAACCAATCAAATTGTAAGTGGCGCCAGTTTGGTAGCGACATCCGCAACTAGTGATTTTGCCCTTCTGGAATTAGATAGCAGGCCACCTCTGGCATACAACGTGTTTTATTCAGGATGGTCAAATATAAATACAAGTACAGATACAGCTGTTGCTATTCATCATCCCAGCGGAGATATAAAAAAAATAAGTTTTTCTTATCAAAGTACAGAATCTACGGACTACCTTTCATCAAACATAGATACCAATGAAACGCATTGGCGCATCCCCGCATGGGACGACGGGACCACAGAAGGGGGCTCATCCGGATCTCCGCTTTTTAATACCGACAAGCAGATTGTAGGCCAACTTCATGGAGGATATGCTTCATGCACAAATATTACCAGCGACTGGTATGGGAAGTTTTCGTACAGCTGGGTAAAAGGAAGTAATAGTTCAGCACGTCTCTCAGATTGGTTAGATCCTTCTCAGGGGCCAAATGACACGCTAGGTGGAAACTATTTTACTTTTACACCCACACTTGAAGCTTCTATAGGGAAAATAAGTTCTCCCGATGAAAACTCTTGTTATCGCATACAGGTGCCTCAAATTAGCATTAGAAATAAGGGCACTGATACCATTGCATCCCTGGAATTATCCTGGGAAATCCAAGGGCAATCACCGGATACACTGGCATGGACGGGAATACTCTTACCGGGACTGGAAGCAATCATTCAATTAGATACCATCAACTTTTTACCGGGGAATTATACCCTGATTGGTGAAATATTAACAGTCAACGGGCAAGCCGATTATAATCAATGTAATAATTTGAAATCTAAATCCTTCTCAATTATTGATGGAAATGAAGTGACTTTTAAAATGTTTGCCGATAATTGGCCGGAAGAACTTAATCTGGAAATTGCTGACACAAATGGACTTGTACTTTTTAATGAAGCCAGTTTTCAAGCCAATGTCCTGGATTCTTTTTTATTTTGTTTGAGTCCCGGTTGTTATGATTTTACTGTTTATGACAGTTGGGGTGATGGCCTAACCGGTGGGGGTTTTTTCAATATTGAATTTAACGATTCCATTTATTTCACAGCATCGGGTGCCTTTGGAAATTGTACGGGATCCCAAATGCCAAATGGTTGTTCTGTAACATACAGGTTATGTTTAGATACAAATACAGTGTTGCAAATACCGATTGCTAATTTTCAAGTATCAGATACCTTATTTAATACAGGAGATACGGTTTTTATTCAAGATTTTTCAGGCAATTTCCCTGACACCTGGGAGTGGCTGCTAAGTTCTGATTCTTCTTCCTCTAATTTTACCTCGCAAAATGTTGAATTTGTTCTTCAGACCGAAGGTTGGTATGATATAAGTTTAAAAGTTTCTAATGTATTTGGCTCAGATAGTATTTATGTGGACAGGGCATTCAGAGTTGAAAAATCGTCGAGCTTAAATTCATTTGAGATTGCCAGCAAAATAAAAATCTTCCCAAATCCTGCGAGAGAAATTTTAAATATTAAAAATTACAACAATGAAGAATTATTAATTCAACTGTTGAATGTAGAGGGACAATTATTAAAAAATGTTATCAGTAATGCTACTATGATTAGTATTGATATCTCATCTTTACCCAATGGTATTTATATTTTGAAATTCTCTACCAATACAAATTCAGACACAAGAAAAATAATAATTGAATAA
- the nuoB gene encoding NADH-quinone oxidoreductase subunit NuoB translates to MKTGEGDIAITSIDDLLNWAKLSSLWPMGFGLACCAIEMISTYASAYDLDRLGVFPRPSPRQSDVMIVAGTVTFKMADRVRRLYEQMPEPRYVISMGSCSNCGGPYWEHGYHVVKGVDKIIPVDVYVPGCPPRPEALIGGILKLQEKIASTPHPEGTLISKIFKSRKSEHGNS, encoded by the coding sequence TTGAAAACAGGAGAAGGCGACATAGCGATTACTTCAATTGATGACCTATTAAACTGGGCCAAATTATCATCGCTGTGGCCGATGGGATTTGGGTTGGCCTGCTGCGCAATTGAAATGATTTCTACTTATGCCTCCGCCTATGACCTTGACCGCTTAGGTGTTTTTCCCCGACCGAGCCCACGGCAATCCGATGTTATGATCGTCGCAGGTACAGTGACCTTTAAAATGGCTGATAGGGTCAGAAGACTTTATGAACAAATGCCGGAACCCAGATATGTGATTTCCATGGGTTCCTGTTCGAATTGTGGCGGACCCTATTGGGAGCACGGTTATCATGTTGTTAAAGGTGTTGATAAAATCATTCCGGTAGACGTATATGTGCCGGGTTGCCCTCCCCGTCCTGAAGCTCTAATTGGGGGAATTTTAAAACTGCAGGAAAAGATAGCATCTACACCACATCCGGAAGGAACACTCATTTCAAAAATTTTTAAATCAAGAAAATCAGAGCATGGCAATAGTTAA
- a CDS encoding DUF2892 domain-containing protein produces MKKNVGVMDKLLRMSIVLIIGALYLVDAISGLPAIILGGIALYLTISSFIGFCILYKPFGYSSIEKIKSTKRRKR; encoded by the coding sequence ATGAAAAAGAATGTTGGAGTTATGGACAAGTTGCTTAGAATGTCAATTGTTCTGATAATAGGTGCACTTTATCTCGTAGATGCGATTTCCGGACTTCCTGCAATTATTTTGGGAGGAATAGCTCTGTACCTGACGATTTCAAGTTTTATTGGTTTTTGTATTTTATATAAGCCTTTTGGCTATTCTTCTATTGAAAAAATAAAAAGCACAAAAAGAAGAAAGCGTTGA
- a CDS encoding NADH-quinone oxidoreductase subunit C, translating into MAIVNSLLKKFDQDYFALIENNSDVECIKVSKEKFLETIVYLREDQEMYFDYLTCISGVDNWENGTLGVVYRLYSIPFDRHLDIIIEVNKTEKNELTEAISSISKFYRSANWMEREVYDMYGIPFDGHPDLRRILMPADWKGYPLRKDYTTSEKYHGITIDFESEA; encoded by the coding sequence ATGGCAATAGTTAATTCTTTATTAAAAAAATTTGACCAAGATTACTTCGCCTTGATTGAAAATAATTCTGATGTAGAATGCATTAAGGTGTCAAAGGAAAAATTTTTGGAGACCATTGTGTATTTGAGGGAAGACCAGGAAATGTATTTTGACTACCTAACATGTATTTCCGGTGTTGACAATTGGGAAAATGGAACTTTAGGGGTAGTTTACAGGCTTTATTCCATTCCTTTCGACCGGCATCTTGATATTATCATTGAAGTTAATAAAACCGAAAAAAATGAATTGACCGAAGCGATTTCGAGCATTTCAAAGTTCTATCGTTCTGCAAATTGGATGGAAAGAGAAGTATATGACATGTACGGAATTCCTTTTGATGGCCACCCGGATTTGAGAAGAATATTAATGCCTGCAGACTGGAAAGGCTATCCTCTGCGCAAAGATTACACCACATCAGAAAAATACCACGGTATTACAATTGATTTCGAAAGTGAGGCTTGA